From the genome of Colletotrichum destructivum chromosome 10, complete sequence, one region includes:
- a CDS encoding Putative Zinc finger C2H2-type, ankyrin repeat-containing domain superfamily, whose amino-acid sequence MLLDKGADVNAQGGKYGNALQAASSKGYQEIVQMLLDKGADVNAQSQMCGNALQIASSEGHQEIVQMLLDKGADVNAQGGEDGNALQAASSEGHEKIVQMLLNKGANVNAQGGEYSNALQAASSGGHEKIVQMLLNKGANVNAQGGFYGNALQAASSGGHEKIVLILLKKGANVNAQGGKYGNALQAASSRDHEKIVQILLDKGANVNAQGGEDGNALQAASSRGHEKIVQILLNKGANVNAQGGFYGNALQAASSGGHEKIVQILLDKGADVNAQGGKYGNALQAASSGGHEKIVQILLDKGANVNAQGGEDGNALQAASSEGHEKIVQILLDKGANVNAQGGEDGNALQAASSRDHEKIVQMLLNKGANVNAQGGFYGNALQAASSRGHEKIVQILLDKGANVNAQGGFYGNALQAASSRGHEKIVQILLDKGADVNAQGGKYGNALQAASSGGHEKIVQILLDKGANVNAQGGFYGNALQAASSRDHEKIVQILLDKGANVNAQGGFYGNALQAASSGGHEKIVQILLNKGANVNAQGGFYGNALQAASSGGHEKIVQILLDKGANVNAQGGEDGNALQAASSRGHEKIVQMLLNKGANVNAQGGFYGNALQAASSRGHEKIVQILLDKGADVNAQGGYYGNALQAASSGGCVMMVLPFILEGCYAKIVQILLDKGADVNAQGGEYGNALQAASSKGYQEIVQMLLDKGAVINSFCTDSPAHASSADSNSSSFDCYNCNRSFSSKDSLEQHRQDMPAHASSFHCYACDRTFGSSQALEQHMRDSPAHASSADSSGSSGDSDSLSFYCFACDRTFGSSQALEQHMRDSPAHASSADSSGSSGDSDSLSFYCFACDRTFGSSQALEQHMRDSPAHASSADSSGSSGDSDSLSFYCFACDRTFGSSQALEQHMRDSPAHASSADSSGSSGDSDSLSFYCFACDRTFGSSQALEQHMRDSPAHASSADSSSSSGDSDGLSFYC is encoded by the exons ATGCTCCTCGACAAAGGGGCAGATGTCAACGCCCAGGGCGGCAAGTACGGCAACGCTCTTCAGGCTGCATCCTCTAAGGGCTACCAAGAGATCGTCCAGATGCTCCTCGACAAAGGGGCAGATGTCAATGCTCAGAGCCAGATGTGCGGCAATGCTCTACAAATCGCTTCGTCAGAGGGCCACCAAGAGATCGTCCAGATGCTTCTCGACAAAGGGGCAGATGTCaacgcccagggcggcgaggacggcaacgcTCTTCAGGCTGCATCTTCAGAAGGCCATGAGAAGATCGTCCAGATGCTCCTTAACAAAGGGGCAAACGTCaacgcccagggcggcgagtACAGCAACGCTCTTCAGGCTGCATCTTCAGGAGGCCATGAGAAGATCGTCCAGATGCTCCTTAACAAAGGGGCAAACGTCAACGCCCAGGGCGGATTCTACGGTAACGCTCTTCAGGCTGCATCTTCAGGAGGCCATGAGAAGATCGTCCTGATACTCCTCAAGAAAGGGGCAAACGTCAACGCCCAGGGCGGCAAGTATGGCAACGCTCTTCAGGCTGCATCTTCACGAGACCATGAGAAGATCGTCCAGATACTCCTTGACAAAGGGGCAAACGTTaacgcccagggcggcgaggacggcaacgcTCTTCAGGCTGCATCTTCACGAGGCCATGAGAAGATCGTCCAGATACTCCTTAACAAAGGGGCAAACGTCAACGCCCAGGGCGGATTCTACGGTAACGCTCTTCAGGCTGCATCTTCAGGAGGTCATGAGAAGATCGTCCAGATACTCCTTGACAAAGGGgcagacgtcaacgcccaggGCGGCAAGTATGGCAACGCTCTTCAGGCTGCATCTTCAGGAGGCCATGAGAAGATCGTCCAGATACTCCTTGACAAAGGGGCAAACGTTaacgcccagggcggcgaggacggcaacgcTCTTCAGGCTGCATCTTCAGAAGGCCATGAGAAGATCGTCCAGATACTCCTCGACAAAGGGGCAAACGTTaacgcccagggcggcgaggacggcaacgcTCTTCAGGCTGCATCTTCACGAGACCATGAGAAGATCGTCCAGATGCTCCTTAACAAAGGGGCAAACGTCAACGCCCAGGGCGGATTCTACGGTAACGCTCTTCAGGCTGCATCTTCACGAGGTCATGAGAAGATCGTCCAGATACTCCTTGACAAAGGGGCAAACGTCAACGCCCAGGGCGGATTCTACGGTAACGCTCTTCAGGCTGCATCTTCACGAGGTCATGAGAAGATCGTCCAGATACTCCTTGACAAAGGGgcagacgtcaacgcccaggGCGGCAAGTATGGCAACGCTCTTCAGGCTGCATCTTCAGGAGGCCATGAGAAGATCGTCCAGATACTCCTTGACAAAGGGGCAAACGTCAACGCCCAGGGCGGATTCTACGGTAACGCTCTTCAGGCTGCATCTTCACGAGACCATGAGAAGATCGTCCAGATACTCCTTGACAAAGGGGCAAACGTCAACGCCCAGGGCGGATTCTACGGTAACGCTCTTCAGGCTGCATCTTCAGGAGGCCATGAGAAGATCGTCCAGATACTCCTTAACAAAGGGGCAAACGTCAACGCCCAGGGCGGATTCTACGGTAACGCTCTTCAGGCTGCATCTTCAGGAGGCCATGAGAAGATCGTCCAGATACTCCTCGACAAAGGGGCAAACGTTaacgcccagggcggcgaggacggcaacgcTCTTCAGGCTGCATCTTCACGAGGCCATGAGAAGATCGTCCAGATGCTCCTTAACAAAGGGGCAAACGTCAACGCCCAGGGCGGATTCTACGGTAACGCTCTTCAGGCTGCATCTTCACGAGGTCATGAGAAGATCGTCCAGATACTCCTTGACAAAGGGGCAGATGTCAACGCCCAGGGCGGATACTACGGTAACGCTCTTCAAGCTGCATCCTCAGGAGGCTGTGTAATGATGGTTCTTCCATTTATTCTTGAAGGATGCTATGCAAAGATTGTCCAGATACTCCTTGACAAAGGGGCAGACGTCAACGCTCAGGGCGGCGAGTACGGCAATGCTCTTCAGGCTGCATCCTCTAAGGGCTACCAAGAGATCGTCCAGATGCTCCTTGACAAAGGGGCAGTTATCAACTCCTTTTGTACT GACTCGCCAGCACATGCTTCGTCTGCTGACAGCAACAGCTCGTCATTTGACTGCTACAACTGTAACCGATCCTTCAGCAGCAAGGACTCTCTAGAACAGCATAGGCAAGACATGCCGGCACATGCTTCATCCTTTCACTGCTACGCCTGCGATCGAACCTttggcagcagccaggcgtTAGAACAGCACATGCGCGACTCGCCGGCACATGCTTCATCTGCCGACAGCAGTGGTTCGTCTGGTGACAGCGACAGCTTGTCTTTTTACTGCTTCGCCTGCGATCGAACCTttggcagcagccaggcgtTAGAACAGCACATGCGCGACTCGCCGGCACATGCTTCATCTGCCGACAGCAGTGGTTCGTCTGGTGACAGCGACAGCTTGTCTTTTTACTGCTTCGCCTGCGATCGAACCTttggcagcagccaggcgtTAGAACAGCACATGCGCGACTCGCCGGCACATGCTTCATCTGCCGACAGCAGTGGTTCGTCTGGTGACAGCGACAGCTTGTCTTTTTACTGCTTCGCCTGCGATCGAACCTttggcagcagccaggcgtTAGAACAGCACATGCGCGACTCGCCGGCACATGCTTCATCTGCCGACAGCAGTGGTTCGTCTGGTGACAGCGACAGCTTGTCTTTTTACTGCTTCGCCTGCGATCGAACCTttggcagcagccaggcgtTAGAACAGCACATGCGCGACTCGCCGGCACATGCTTCATCTGCCGACAGCAGTAGTTCCTCTGGTGACAGCGACGGCTTGTCCTTTTACTGCTAA
- a CDS encoding Putative ankyrin repeat-containing domain superfamily — translation MGSSVRTYGCNTELCSTGQVEVNLRETKYGLTPLSWATENGHESVVKMLLDTGKIDVNSSDKHNRSPVSWAASNGHGAVVILLLGTSKVSVDLIDTEGRTALSWAARKGKENTVSLLVQNSKRMINYRDNRGFTPLMWALARSHHPVVEVLSRSGNLADDSYKERLAFHAFNFMSAAELEKFMADIGYAGLDDFLGLQALFYL, via the coding sequence ATGGGCAGCTCGGTACGGACATATGGCTGTAATACAGAGCTCTGTAGTACGGGCCAGGTTGAGGTTAACTTGAGAGAAACGAAATACGGCCTAACACCATTATCATGGGCTACCGAAAATGGACACGAAAGCGTCGTCAAGATGCTCCTCGACACAGGGAAGATCGACGTCAACTCATCAGACAAGCACAATCGATCGCCAGTCTCCTGGGCGGCAAGCAATGGACATGGGGCCGTGGTAATCTTGCTCCTCGGCACAAGTAAGGTTAGCGTTGACTTGATAGACACAGAGGGTCGCACAGCACTTTCCTGGGCGGCCAGGAAAGGCAAGGAAAACACAGTTTCATTGCTGGTTCAGAATAGCAAGAGGATGATTAACTACCGCGATAATCGTGGCTTCACGCCACTTATGTGGGCACTGGCACGATCCCACCACCCAGTGGTGGAGGTACTCAGCCGTAGTGGAAACCTTGCAGACGACTCTTACAAAGAACGGCTGGCTTTCCACGCGTTCAACTTCATGTCAGCCGCTGAGTTGGAGAAATTTATGGCCGACATCGGCTATGCCGGTTTGGACGATTTTTTAGGGCTTCAGGCACTTTTCTATTTGTAA
- a CDS encoding Putative Type 1 protein exporter translates to MTTNSLFIGYIQLALATIAMLLSTAPYPSHPRPIKPGRTVFWVGGAQAVLTWVSLFLLLLEALSESTPQDLAPWNTTFCVITATVQFDRLLDDSSRIWTPYVWSWVLGICYENLLIWSHLNGSFDIWSYLRLIFAVCKCVGYASYLACLITSSKSHESVPQADKPHTPNRSTIDPDSSGYINRTAEEEIREVGGIFPWLKKFRIFWPHIWLTGDHWLQCCLVLSVIISVIEKYLAAYKSSLLSRLANLPNEAASWQEIRFPVLALTFLTLLQSNVALQNLRSWLWMQYETSRNRRVRSITYAAIMRLSSAHHRIGNSAAIIADADRGEGVVSILDSLFLTLIPGLASFVVGSHHMVQICGPFVILVLMVCWILFAIVSRRMTKGLLADGNSYTATDRDLTLHRHDSIESWRTVANYNRIQSEIRLNTVKGEAVDKDYWTYLYTWYQKSIFVESILLTGQFLGLMLVVHYVVYGKSTVGDIIAYPTYWSMTTRVMSIFQQEWPKLAQKLQHACYLRRLLELQTSTREGSDSLVNREQKDRGKQKGPASLELRNVSFEYMQGQQVLRDVNIRIAPNTTIALVGGTGVGKSTILSLIVGHLRPSKGIVLIDGRDTAEMDDFSIRHQVKIVEQTDRILDRTIAENVRYGKQDATQEEIEEACRKACIHDDVLRLPKGYQDKIGKNGRQVAHNSNFSGGQRQRILLARLFLSNPKRIAVLDEATSALDTLTEASIKRNMEEVFKESTVIIVAHRLPFIKDAHKILVLGDEGKIVEEGSHKNLLGRKGEYWKLWNNEVGEARTT, encoded by the exons ATGACCACGAACTCCCTTTTTATCGGCTACATACAACTCGCCTTAGCGACTATAGCCATGCTTCTATCTACAGCGCCATATCCTTCCCATCCTCGACCTATTAAGCCCGGGCGTACTGTTTTTTGGGTTGGCGGGGCCCAGGCGGTCTTGACCTGGGTCAGCCTGTTCCTACTGCTGCTAGAAGCACTCTCCGAATCAACCCCTCAGGACCTTGCCCCCTGGAACACCACTTTTTGTGTCATTACGGCCACTGTTCAGTTCGACAGACTCCTCGACGACAGTTCACGTATTTGGACCCCTTATGTATGGAGTTGGGTTCTAGGTATCTGCTACGAAAACCTACTTATTTGGTCTCATCTCAACGGCTCCTTCGACATCTGGTCATACCTCCGACTCATATTCGCGGTGTGCAAGTGTGTAGGCTATGCTTCCTACTTAGCCTGTCTCATCACTAGCTCTAAGAGTCACGAAAGCGTTCCACAAGCCGATAAGCCCCACACACCAAATAGATCTACGATCGACCCCGACTCGTCCGGTTACATAAATCGAACGGCCGAAGAGGAAATACGAGAAGTCGGCGGTATCTTCCCTTGGTTGAAGAAATTCAGAATATTCTGGCCACATATATGGCTTACTGGAGATCACTGGTTGCAATGCTGTCTTGTCCTATCTGTTATTATCTCAGTGATCGAGAAATACCTGGCCGCCTACAAATCATCCCTTTTGTCTCGTCTTGCCAACCTGCCCAACGAAGCAGCAAGCTGGCAAGAAATCCGATTCCCAGTGCTTGCCTTAACTTTTTTGACACTGTTACAGTCGAACGTTGCATTACAGAACCTCAGGAGCTGGCTGTGGATGCAATACGAAACCTCTCGCAATAGGCGCGTCAGAAGCATAACATATGCAGCAATCATGAGACTCAGCTCGGCTCATCACAGAATCGGCAACTCAGCTGCAATAATCGCTGACGCTGATCGTGGGGAAGGAGTTGTGAGCATACTTGACTCACTCTTCTTGACTCTCATCCCAGGACTTGCCTCGTTCGTCGTGGGCTCTCACCATATGGTCCAAATATGTGGACCGTTTGTTATCCTTGTTTTGATGgtttgctggattcttttTGCGATCGTTTcaaggaggatgacgaagggTCTACTCGCCGACGGGAATTCCTACACAGCCACCGACCGAGATCTGACCCTGCACCGGCACGATAGCATCGAAAGCTGGAGGACGGTTGCGAACTACAACAGAATCCAGTCTGAAATCAGGCTTAACACGGTTAAGGGGGAGGCAGTGGACAAAGACTACTGGACGTATCTCTATACGTGGTACCAAAAATCCATTTTTGTGGAATCTATTCTACTTACAGGACAGTTTCTTGGGTTGATGCTTGTGGTACATTACGTTGTTTATGGGAAGAGCACGGTAGGGGATATCATCGCCTACCCTACCTACTGGTCTATGACCACTCGAGTTATGTCGATCTTTCAACAGGAGTGGCCAAAACTGGCACAGAAGCTGCAGCACGCTTGTTACCTCAGACGCCTCCTGGAGCTTCAGACCTCAACGAGGGAAGGATCGGATAGTCTGGTGAACAGAGAACAGAAAGACCGAGGAAAACAGAAAGGTCCAGCATCGTTAGAGCTGAGAAACGTCAGTTTTGAATATATGCAGGGGCAGCAGGTCCTCCGAGATGTCAACATCCGAATTGCCCCCAACACAACTATCGCTCTCGTTGGGGGTACAGGTGTAGGCAAAAGCACTATCCTCAGTCTAATTGTAGGACATCTCAGGCCTAGTAAGGGAATCGTTCTGATTGATGGGAGAGACACTGCTGAGATGGACGACTTTTC CATTCGACACCAAGTCAAGATTGTTGAGCAAACAGATCGCATACTCGACAGAACAATCGCAGAAAACGTCCGATATGGAAAACAGGACGCGACCCAAGAGGAGATAGAGGAGGCCTGTCGCAAGGCATGCATTCATGACGATGTTCTGAGATTGCCCAAAGGATACCAGGATAAAATTGGGAAGAATGGAAGGCAAGTTGCACATAACAG TAACTTTTCTGGCGGACAAAGGCAACGGATATTGCTTGCTCGCTTGTTTCTTTCGAATCCAAAAAGAATTGCAGTATTGGATGAGGCAACAAGTGCACTGGATACTCTTACTGAAGCCTCTATTAAGAGAAACATGGAAGAGGTGTTCAAAGAAAGCACTGTGATTATAGTTGC ACACCGACTGCCCTTTATTAAGGACGCCCACAAAATATTAGTGCTTGGTGATGAAGGAAAGATTGTTGAGGAGGGATCCCACAAGAATCTCCTtgggagaaaaggagaatACTGGAAACTTTGGAATAACGAAGTAGGAGAGGCAAGAACGACTTAG
- a CDS encoding Putative folylpolyglutamate synthetase, Mur ligase, Mur ligase, central, with the protein MREEKTYQRAVELLRSRRMQRSAKPPSSTLPIVRLPNGSPSFRGTPHLQGMKEWLEKLGHKEENLNRLNIIHVAGTKGKGSTCAYIDSFLRSHGIRTGFPAKRGLYMSPYLDKHNEMIRINSVPLSDERFTAAFFDVWDGLGLRQEDTGTPKQLQLLALMSFHVFLQEGVDVAVYETHHGGKYDVTNVIQHPVVTVITTIGLDHQMELGGTIENIAWHKSGIFKAGAYALSAPQVPDAAEVLKEVARGLHLQLKFVDTSLGLPGDFQHETQRINASLARDACNAFLVQQDQGGFLTEKDIEAGIQTFRLPGRFQLVKTEKRLTWCLDGAHNPMSATVSASWFSNIPKPKRARSVLLFGIDSDRHNPHETLKSLGEVLGNSITCVILTSNTGIFDRERLEGYAKVWGELSSRRVIIAERDDGVEQARCEEGSYILVTGSLFLVAYVLKKLKQPHV; encoded by the exons ATGCGCGAAGAAAAGACTTACCAA CGCGCGGTTGAGCTTCTGCGATCCAGAAGGATGCAGAGATCAGCAAAGCCTCCATCTTCAACACTGCCTATCGTGCGCCTGCCAAATGGCTCACCGTCATTTCGTGGCACTCCTCACCTCCAAGGAATGAAGGAATGGCTTGAGAAGCTGGGACACAAG GAGGAGAACCTGAATCGACTCAATATTATCCACGTCGCTGGAACAAAAGGCAAAGGTAGCACGTGCGCCTACATCGACAGTTTCCTGCGGAGTCATGGGATCCGAACCGGGTTCCCTGCCAAGCGTGGTCTCTACATGTCGCCTTACCTAGACAAGCACAACGAGATGATACGGATCAACTCGGTGCCTCTTTCTGACGAACGCTTCACTGCAGCATTTTTCGACGTGTGGGATGGCCTTGGTTTACGTCAGGAAGATACTGGTACCCCCAAGCAACTCCAACTGCTTGCTCTTATGTCCTTCCATGTGTTCCTTCAAGAAGGCGTTGACGTTGCAGTTTACGAGACTCACCATGGAGGGAAATACGATGTGACAAACGTCATTCAGCATCCCGTTGTTACAGTCATTACGACTATTGGTTTGGATCATCAGATGGAACTTGGTGGAACTATTGAGAATATTGCGTGGCACAAGTCGGGTATTTTCAAGGCTGGTGCCTATGCATTATCAGCCCCTCAAGTTCCAGATGCTGCAGAGGTACTCAAAGAAGTGGCAAGGGGTCTACATCTCCAGTTGAAATTTGTCGATACTTCACTGGGCCTTCCTGGTGATTTCCAGCATGAAACCCAACGCATCAATGCCTCTCTTGCAAGGGACGCTTGCAACGCATTCCTCGTCCAGCAAGACCAGGGAGGATTTCTAACAGAAAAAGATATCGAAGCGGGAATCCAAACTTTCCGACTGCCGGGCCGATTCCAATTAGTCAAGACAGAAAAGAGGCTGACCTGGTGCTTGGATGGCGCACACAATCCCATGAGCGCCACAGTATCTGCTAGCTGGTTCAGCAATATTCCTAAACCCAAGCG AGCGAGGAGTGTGCTTCTCTTTGGCATTGATTCAGACCGCCATAACCCGCACGAGACTCTCAAATCCCTGGGGGAAGTACTGGGAAACTCTATCACATGTGTCATCTTGACCTCCAATACCGGAATTTTTGATCGTGAACGTCTGGAGGGCTATGCCAAAGTATGGGGAGAGCTGTCATCGCGGAGAGTTATCATTGCAGAGCGTGACGATGGGGTAGAACAGGCACGTTGTGAAGAGGGTTCTTATATACTAGTAACCGGGAGTCTGTTCCTGGTTGCCTATGTGCTGAAGAAACTCAAGCAGCCTCATGTATAG
- a CDS encoding Putative HTH CenpB-type DNA-binding domain-containing protein: MYSPFDHSGIRLPPLRLDQNNQPRSFQEFSDAAPNFSRPPVINQLEPESSLKRTQHSETALGHASHAVTTSQQMQQRYSSPGREKRTSCSATQDSTHHEAAHPAQETSPHPNAHFRHHHDARHHYTDAYSYPTNELPECEQGIDDATGLSALETATGACGRFETSMPCADNSPDHYQYDSLIARNPMWNELNSALVHLQRMLVVPYQFNTTPLRRRCKQSYRQGQQIQRMPLEQYNQPPHVIDQLSTSSPRTRLSLPQYSTSTLLCEDISQPQPTRTNSNASQTLTKGYEVSSRSHTNLPGFQQETQSGIPDDAQSGIPDDAQSGTPEEVARTRKHLTRAARGKLKEKPHNTRRVPLNIEESLVSWAKSLGELDLKPTQDELIAQTKNALAKVGDKGILGQNWVKNFLQRHPSVRVREANSEPDTTCVSILD, translated from the exons ATGTATTCCCCTTTTGACCACTCAGGTATCCGACTTCCTCCACTTAGGTTGGACCAAAACAATCAGCCGCGGTCTTTTCAAGAGTTTTCAGACGCAGCCCCAAACTTCAGCCGCCCACCTGTTATCAACCAACTGGAACCAGAGTCAAGCTTGAAGAGGACACAGCACTCAGAAACTGCACTCGGCCATGCCAGTCATGCTGTAACTACATCCCAACAGATGCAGCAGAGGTATTCATCTCCTGGAAGAGAAAAGCGCACCAGCTGTTCTGCAACCCAAGATAGCACACATCACGAAGCTGCACATCCTGCTCAAGAAACATCTCCTCATCCCAACGCTCATtttcgtcatcatcatgacGCTCGTCATCATTACACTGACGCTTATTCTTATCCGACAAATGAATTACCTGAATGTGAACAGGGCATTGATGATGCGACTGGGCTTTCCGCACTGGAAACAGCAACCGGTGCATGCGGGCGTTTTGAGACGTCAATGCCATGTGCAGACAATTCACCTGATCATTACCAATATGATTCTTTGATTGCACGCAATCCAATGTGGAACGAACTGAATAGTGCGCTGGTGCATCTACAGAGAATGCTAGTTGTACCTTATCAGTTCAACACCACTCCTCTACGGCGAAGATGTAAGCAAAGTTACAGACAGGGCCAACAG ATTCAGCGCATGCCTCTTGAACAATACAACCAGCCACCCCACGTTATCGATCAATTGTCGACTTCATCACCACGCACGAGACTCTCCTTACCACAATACTCCACCAGCACCCTACTGTGTGAGGACATATCTCAGCCTCAGCCCACCCGCACAAACTCCAACGCTTCGCAGACGTTAACAAAAGGTTACGAGGTCAGTTCAAGGAGTCACACCAATTTGCCGGGCTTCCAACAGGAGACACAATCAGGCATACCAGACGATGCACAATCAGGCATACCGGACGATGCACAATCAGGTACACCAGAAGAGGTTGCTAGGACTCGTAAGCACCTCACAAGGGCTGCTCGGGGGAAATTGAAGGAGAAACCACACAACACCAGGAGAGTTCCTCTTAATATAGAAGAATCTCTTGTCAGTTGGGCGAAGTCACTAGGCGAACTCGATCTCAAACCAACTCAGGATGAACTTATAGCCCAGACCAAGAATGCACTGGCTAAGGTAGGAGACAAGGGGATATTAGGACAAAACTGGGTTAAAAACTTTTTGCAGAGGCATCCCTCTGTACGAGTGCGAGAGGCTAATTCTGAGCCTGACACCACTTGCGTTAGTATTTTAGACTAG
- a CDS encoding Putative mitochondrial carrier protein: MIAKSQPSLGSNTTNTRRTQPLIHFAAGASGGAATSLLTSPLDVLRTRLQSDLYEPPSRSANAGQAPRSFLNRTPLGHVFETFDILRSIKNNEGWRGLFRGIGPSLAGVVPATAIKFYVYGNTKLLAARYLDYKEDDPIVHAHAAIAAAIATATATNPIWLVKTRLQLDKSRANQGATVRQYKGSLDCVQQVLQKEGIPGLYRGLSASYLGTVETVLHLVVYERLKILFQSPFLRHRSTRNPAVEELGKWVSTSGAAGCAKFAAVLVTYPHEVIRTRLRQAPTANGRQTYTGLGQCFNLVWKQEGWRGLYGGLTPHLVRSIPSAVITLGVYEFVLRVANTSV; encoded by the exons ATGATAGCAAAATCGCAACCCTCACTTGGGTCCAATACAACAAACACGCGACGAACACAGCCCCTGATACACTTCGCAGCTGGCGC GAGCGGTGGTGCCGCAACCTCCCTTCTCACCTCTCCCCTCGATGTTTTACGAACTCGACTTCAATCCGACCTCTATGAACCTCCATCACGATCGGCTAATGCGGGACAAGCCCCTCGTTCTTTTCTGAATAGAACTCCCCTGGGTCACGTATTCGAAACGTTCGACATACTTCGCTCGATAAAGAACAACGAGGGATGGCGTGGGCTATTTCGCGGCATTGGGCCCAGCCTGGCCGGCGTGGTTCCTGCAACTGCTATCAAGTTCTACGTGTACGGAAACACCAAGCTTCTCGCAGCTAGGTATCTAGATTACAAGGAGGATGATCCTATTGTTCATGCGCATGCCgccattgccgccgccatcgcaaCCGCCACAGCGACGAACCCCATTTGGCTTGTGAAGACCAGGCTTCAACTGGACAAATCACGCGCCAATCAAGGGGCAACAGTGCGTCAGTACAAAGGAAGCTTGGACTGTGTGCAACAAGTGCTACAGAAAGAGGGGATTCCTGGATTGTATCGCGGATTAAGCGCGAGCTACTTGGGCACAGTTGAAACAGTTCTACATCTTGTTGTCTACGAAAGGCTCAAGATACTATTCCAGTCTCCATTCCTTAGGCATCGGTCAACGCGCAACCCTGCTGTAGAAGAACTCGGAAAATGGGTCAGTACCAGTGGCGCTGCTGGTTGCGCAAAGTTTGCTGCGGTTCTGGTCACGTATCCCCATGAG GTGATACGGACGCGCCTGCGCCAGGCACCGACAGCGAACGGGCGGCAAACATACACCGGCCTAGGACAGTGTTTCAATCTGGTGTGGAAGCAGGAGGGCTGGCGAGGATTGTATGGGGGCCTCACACCACACCTCGTACGCTCAATTCCTTCTGCTGTAATCACACTCGGCGTATACGAGTTTGTGTTGAGGGTGGCCAACACTTCAGTGTGA